A window of Metabacillus sp. B2-18 contains these coding sequences:
- a CDS encoding spore germination protein, with protein MPAIVGPIKINEVGGGVVNFGDTFYLAPKSQSKSASGSGGGSTGDFHIINNGISGTNLIDPDVTDQNMLANN; from the coding sequence ATGCCAGCTATTGTCGGTCCAATTAAGATTAATGAAGTAGGCGGCGGAGTCGTTAACTTTGGGGATACGTTTTATCTTGCCCCAAAAAGCCAGTCAAAGAGTGCCTCAGGCTCTGGCGGAGGAAGCACAGGAGATTTCCACATTATTAATAATGGAATAAGTGGTACCAATTTAATTGATCCAGATGTAACAGATCAAAACATGTTGGCGAATAATTAA
- a CDS encoding spore germination protein GerPE, translating to MISRNSNVVSAYVNSVGISSVFQIGDSVEITPNVKALAVQREEERFFGSEGDLSEYPIFEEEIPQPIFYETIITNFFHEKPVIFVQHVDVTALSSSAVFQIGSTRDIRAVSRTKHIRQLKS from the coding sequence ATGATCAGTCGTAATAGTAACGTTGTAAGTGCCTATGTTAACTCAGTCGGGATCAGCTCTGTTTTTCAAATCGGTGATTCTGTTGAAATAACACCAAATGTAAAAGCACTTGCTGTTCAGCGGGAGGAAGAACGATTTTTTGGTTCAGAAGGAGACTTATCTGAGTATCCAATCTTTGAAGAAGAAATTCCTCAGCCTATTTTTTATGAAACTATCATAACAAACTTTTTTCATGAAAAGCCCGTAATATTTGTTCAACATGTGGATGTTACAGCCCTGTCCTCTTCAGCAGTATTTCAGATTGGCTCTACAAGGGATATTCGGGCAGTGTCACGAACAAAGCATATTCGCCAATTAAAGAGTTAA
- a CDS encoding spore gernimation protein GerPD — protein sequence MNFTVVNKDIQVGAIKVIGVSSSSVFLIGDTQTIALSSVFDTPPESLIIGPLVPLAPQ from the coding sequence ATGAATTTTACTGTAGTTAATAAAGATATCCAGGTGGGAGCTATTAAAGTTATTGGGGTATCTAGCTCATCTGTTTTTTTAATAGGTGATACTCAAACCATTGCTCTTTCTTCTGTCTTTGATACCCCACCTGAGTCTTTAATTATCGGCCCATTAGTGCCGTTGGCGCCTCAATGA
- the gerPC gene encoding spore germination protein GerPC: MYYHDMTKYLQQLHNYVQQQDKKIQQLTNLINDLRTDVDSLKKQPYTNIERIEYKFDQLKVEQLDGTLNIGLNPTDPEQIDNFEVQQQGMNVNGVQQQLRDQLMKQCSQDINHFLNQECIHYIQQAEKQYELTLDDPHRRHIIEDIRKQIDSRIQYYINAQPLTEQDSLLNKKQEIFQLVKKDVENSIMHFLQHLPKNSP, translated from the coding sequence TTGTACTATCATGATATGACTAAATACCTCCAGCAGCTTCATAACTATGTTCAGCAGCAGGATAAAAAAATCCAACAACTTACTAACCTAATAAATGATTTACGGACCGATGTGGACTCCTTAAAAAAACAACCTTACACAAATATTGAAAGAATTGAGTATAAATTTGATCAACTAAAGGTTGAACAGTTAGATGGGACCCTTAATATTGGTCTCAATCCGACCGATCCTGAGCAGATAGATAACTTTGAGGTTCAACAACAAGGGATGAACGTAAATGGTGTTCAACAACAACTTCGAGATCAGCTTATGAAGCAATGCAGCCAAGATATTAACCATTTTCTAAATCAAGAATGTATTCATTATATACAGCAAGCAGAAAAACAATATGAATTAACTCTCGATGACCCTCACCGCAGACATATTATTGAAGACATTAGAAAACAAATTGATAGCAGAATTCAGTACTACATTAATGCTCAGCCTCTTACTGAACAAGATTCATTACTAAATAAAAAACAGGAAATTTTTCAATTGGTGAAGAAGGATGTCGAGAATTCTATTATGCATTTCCTGCAACATTTGCCAAAAAATTCTCCATAA
- a CDS encoding spore germination protein GerPB: MNFYINQTICINYLRVGSVNNSSVLQIGSAGMIKPLSNLYNTGGFFQEAPQILTEAPTGVATESSPGPLVPLATPTASS; this comes from the coding sequence GTGAATTTCTATATTAACCAAACCATCTGCATAAATTACCTGCGGGTGGGCTCTGTAAACAACTCTTCTGTTCTGCAAATCGGGAGTGCTGGAATGATAAAGCCCCTATCAAACCTTTATAATACTGGTGGATTTTTTCAAGAAGCACCCCAAATTTTAACCGAGGCTCCAACTGGTGTTGCAACAGAGTCTTCTCCGGGACCTCTTGTGCCTCTCGCTACTCCAACAGCAAGCTCATAA
- a CDS encoding spore germination protein has protein sequence MPAIVGAFKVNSVGTSSIIHVGDVITISPYSEVKTFAGAGSFNTGDGLNIYNQNSVTNTYDNDVIDQPMAGNL, from the coding sequence ATGCCAGCTATTGTAGGTGCCTTTAAAGTAAATAGTGTAGGAACAAGTAGCATTATTCATGTTGGAGATGTTATTACTATTTCTCCTTACAGCGAGGTTAAAACATTTGCTGGTGCTGGTTCCTTTAACACAGGTGATGGTCTTAACATTTACAATCAAAATTCTGTTACCAACACGTATGATAATGATGTTATTGACCAGCCAATGGCAGGAAACTTATAA
- a CDS encoding aspartyl-phosphate phosphatase Spo0E family protein, protein MFTNEIEIKRKHLIKTAKKYGINSDQTIQCSQELDMLLLQEILGSNKHLIKDDKQVKEYL, encoded by the coding sequence ATGTTCACGAATGAAATTGAAATAAAAAGAAAGCACTTGATTAAAACAGCCAAAAAATATGGAATTAATTCTGATCAAACAATTCAATGCAGCCAAGAGCTTGATATGCTTTTATTACAAGAAATCCTCGGGAGTAATAAACACCTAATTAAAGATGATAAACAAGTGAAAGAGTACTTATAA
- a CDS encoding TatD family hydrolase yields MIDAHLHLDQYDLNKLEFHIDMWRNHGIKGVVAVATNLQSSYKTLELKLKYPTFIRAAIGHHPEAPPSTSKDLAELLNLIKKEKNHLSGIGEIGVPTYQKESLYEVYGEEPFFEQLEALLEIAKSVDLPVALHAVHEESEKVLLLLKKHEIKKAHFHWLKASNQIVQDIISCGYYVSVTPEVCYRERDQRLAKMIPMDQLLIETDGPWKHSGHFQHQDTTPLFLKDIVDSLSNIFSLSTVNINEILMANTKRLYD; encoded by the coding sequence ATGATTGATGCCCATCTCCATCTTGATCAATATGATCTAAATAAGCTAGAATTTCATATTGATATGTGGAGAAATCATGGAATTAAAGGAGTTGTAGCGGTTGCTACAAATTTACAATCAAGCTATAAAACATTAGAGCTAAAGCTTAAATACCCTACATTTATACGTGCTGCGATTGGCCATCATCCAGAAGCCCCTCCATCAACTAGTAAAGATCTAGCTGAACTTCTGAACTTAATAAAAAAGGAGAAAAACCACTTGTCAGGTATTGGTGAGATTGGTGTTCCAACCTATCAAAAAGAATCTTTATATGAAGTGTATGGTGAAGAACCATTTTTCGAACAATTAGAAGCGCTTTTAGAAATAGCAAAATCAGTAGATCTTCCCGTTGCTTTACATGCTGTTCATGAAGAGTCAGAGAAGGTGCTTTTACTATTGAAAAAGCATGAAATAAAGAAGGCACATTTTCATTGGTTAAAAGCTTCGAATCAAATTGTTCAAGATATAATTTCTTGTGGTTATTATGTTTCTGTTACACCAGAGGTTTGCTATAGGGAACGGGACCAGCGTCTTGCCAAAATGATTCCAATGGATCAATTATTAATCGAAACGGATGGACCTTGGAAGCATAGTGGACACTTTCAGCATCAAGACACAACTCCTCTCTTTTTAAAGGATATCGTGGACTCCTTATCGAATATATTTTCACTATCAACTGTAAACATAAATGAAATACTAATGGCAAATACTAAAAGGCTTTATGATTGA
- a CDS encoding fumarylacetoacetate hydrolase family protein — MKFVLATIHSEPFIGLLYGDKIIDLNKAEQEIFEITSFPRSLLECVTLGEKFVQDVLQIVDKIKNADGHEGYVYSFSDVKIQAPIPRPTKNIFCVGKNYREHAIEMGSEEDIPKHLMMFSKAPTSVIGHEDEIDPHLHITRELDYEGELAVVIGKKGKQISEEEAMNYVFGYTIINDITARNLQSQHKQFLIGKSLDTSCPMGPYLVHKSAIKDPYDLSIKTKVNNEVRQDGHTKDMIFSIEHIISTLSQGTTLEPGDIIATGTPAGVGKGFKPPKFLKPGDVVEIEVEGIGVLRNNIIG, encoded by the coding sequence ATGAAATTTGTATTAGCTACAATACATAGCGAACCTTTTATTGGATTGTTATATGGAGATAAAATTATTGATTTAAACAAAGCGGAACAAGAAATTTTTGAAATTACTTCATTCCCAAGATCACTATTGGAATGCGTAACTTTGGGCGAAAAGTTTGTTCAAGACGTACTCCAAATAGTTGATAAAATAAAGAATGCTGATGGACATGAAGGGTATGTATATTCTTTTTCGGATGTTAAAATACAAGCACCTATTCCAAGGCCAACAAAAAATATTTTTTGTGTTGGAAAGAACTATAGAGAACACGCGATTGAAATGGGAAGTGAAGAGGACATACCAAAGCATCTTATGATGTTTTCAAAAGCGCCAACATCTGTAATTGGTCATGAAGATGAAATTGATCCGCATCTACATATTACAAGAGAACTCGATTATGAAGGTGAGCTTGCAGTGGTCATTGGTAAAAAAGGAAAACAAATCTCAGAAGAAGAAGCAATGAATTATGTGTTTGGCTATACAATTATAAACGACATTACAGCTCGAAATCTTCAATCACAGCACAAACAATTTTTAATTGGCAAAAGTTTAGACACTTCTTGTCCAATGGGGCCTTATTTAGTTCATAAATCAGCTATAAAAGATCCTTATGATTTAAGTATTAAAACAAAAGTAAATAATGAAGTGAGACAAGACGGACATACAAAAGATATGATTTTTTCAATCGAGCATATTATTTCAACTCTTTCTCAAGGAACAACACTTGAGCCAGGGGATATCATTGCAACTGGAACCCCAGCTGGTGTGGGAAAAGGATTTAAGCCGCCGAAGTTTCTGAAGCCAGGAGATGTAGTTGAAATTGAAGTTGAAGGTATTGGAGTCTTGAGAAATAATATCATAGGATAA
- a CDS encoding YisL family protein, which produces MTHAHITTWVVAIILFFVAHSLFKSGKEKPSKIVHMVLRLFYILIVITGVILVTGVYQLDGEYIAKIVLGIWTIGAMEMVLVRLKKGKPTRVFWIQFVIVLLLTIVLGLRLPLGIWSFS; this is translated from the coding sequence ATGACACATGCACACATTACTACATGGGTTGTAGCGATTATTCTTTTCTTTGTTGCACATTCTTTATTTAAGTCTGGAAAAGAAAAGCCATCAAAAATTGTTCATATGGTTTTACGCTTGTTTTACATTTTAATTGTGATTACAGGTGTTATTCTTGTTACTGGTGTGTATCAGTTAGATGGGGAATACATAGCGAAAATTGTTTTAGGAATCTGGACAATCGGTGCAATGGAGATGGTTCTGGTTAGATTGAAAAAGGGAAAACCAACAAGAGTTTTCTGGATTCAATTTGTAATTGTTCTACTTTTAACAATTGTATTAGGACTGCGTCTGCCTTTAGGAATTTGGAGTTTTTCTTAA
- a CDS encoding DUF2777 family protein: MFPIKRTDLLLNQKRSYLTGLIEITNDQYVIYDDMSDELHLLDEIQNSHLEILNPSGWTTGRWIGLGKIKTDMGTLSLNHGDTVRIRKKLPLALDEMLKELQDETFVRLIKQLNSLGFSPYDCIYSYNQLLFMENRVNKKGVSFFQFDNEDSICAIQHHFERGIHSGDRFEITTSLGERRLVCSKF; the protein is encoded by the coding sequence ATGTTTCCAATTAAACGAACAGACTTACTATTAAATCAAAAACGTTCGTATTTAACTGGACTGATCGAAATTACAAATGATCAGTATGTCATTTATGATGATATGAGTGATGAGCTTCATTTATTAGATGAGATTCAAAATTCTCATCTAGAAATTTTAAATCCGTCCGGATGGACAACAGGTAGGTGGATAGGCTTAGGTAAGATCAAGACTGACATGGGAACGCTATCATTAAATCACGGTGATACAGTGCGGATAAGAAAAAAATTACCTTTAGCATTAGATGAAATGTTAAAGGAACTTCAAGATGAAACATTTGTCAGATTGATTAAACAATTAAACTCCCTTGGCTTTTCACCTTACGACTGTATTTATTCGTATAATCAATTATTATTTATGGAAAATCGCGTGAATAAAAAAGGGGTTTCTTTCTTTCAATTTGATAACGAAGATTCCATCTGCGCCATTCAACACCACTTTGAAAGAGGCATCCATTCAGGGGATCGATTTGAAATAACAACAAGTTTGGGTGAAAGACGGCTTGTTTGTAGTAAGTTTTAG